The Tachypleus tridentatus isolate NWPU-2018 chromosome 5, ASM421037v1, whole genome shotgun sequence genome includes a window with the following:
- the LOC143250693 gene encoding uncharacterized protein LOC143250693 — MLSFVKTALLLWISNIIVASTYEADTTVLFAEPLADIAEEELLFRFQCQPSEASVYQYQAFSDLWGQIGEIKVTANLVVRCLGYDDMNNYGKKGLKYLIYASGIDVEIHPEGQIRDGQQEPPIGNNTDENPLVPYELPFEIVQLADGAIPEIRFIEQDIDENSRNFKRHLASIISTRTQQIDSDFERSVLGDHNIHFSQEAYQQSGTQHNLIHKTFRDEDIMKLGGARVDFNDVHDIDLSSNEMQDFVNGRLYSADGFISVSMLSGNDDSTARQRRNVDSEMNDYFLVNATYTLKLIKRISVNLVDEVVKAQEKQNYQSASLVAEVSRESAIQEHLQKMKEKLRSPKETLKELFTLKGEKFTDLGEKIQQVLEMEGQLPRAMTSKEWIKIVRQVLPRRVLQSSCHKQMSSKCLMYLKMLVLAGGPSSEKVIFDEMVKTKTDEDSYRQIVTLLGFIKTPSGNFIKKLLAHYKEVKNNQPDLAPPLLETLGTVASKSGETHLVLALLKILRSELEKYGKGCHINEDLATVFRSFGYLGHPSMINDILSFTEKCAGQPIIPVMTAYALRHVFHENQVQQWLLHTFKNSKDEEKKIILRVYNKQMKALPLADSKGLSSLKQSFSEFDRYLADNLMASNSVTEYIKEVYDWMSLKQSPKASQVIRLAQRKFKFPKKKDIGRRSKRAWTSKNCERWTPGNRYEIIQNDYEFMEDLIRYKRKGHCLAYKQIGPSKVNGRFYAAFFGGMKDEDKNLPDYKMFVKLAGQGRFFSKEFEAGSLMFSLYNGNSHFSLKILEYTLADILRHGCQGNDKLYSNHFHIPLLNFYILIVKLSVGINLDPRQAININCQDSSYVIKPQAFLRVGGEAMGRILTVKAGINIGMTLNYYLKSNIEPVPSLCYDFKHGFDPMEIGVEAWYQRWGFHGFIPSWGSVRVWRPRTVTWKIGRGAEYTWRTKTCILPPEDVSKYHSNETLSTVT, encoded by the exons ATGCTTTCTTTCGTGAAAACAGCCTTACTATTATGGATATCTAATATTATAGTAGCCAGTACTTATGAGGCTGATACCACGGTTCTCTTTGCCGAGCCTTTGGCGGATATTGCAGAAGAAGAGTTACTTTTTCGATTCCAGtgccag CCTTCTGAAGCATCCGTCTACCAATACCAAGCGTTCAGCGACCTCTGGGGACAAATAGGAGAAATAAAAGTTACAGCCAACTTAGTTGTCCGATGTCTAGGCT atgaTGACATGAACAATTACGGTAAGAAAGGCTTGAAGTATTTAATTTATGCCAGTGGAATTGACGTTGAGATTCATCCTGAAGGTCAAAT tcgTGATGGTCAACAAGAGCCACCTATCGGCAACAATACAG ATGAAAATCCACTTGTTCCCTATGAACTACCATTTGAGATTGTTCAGCTGGCCGACGGAGCTATACCTGAGATTAGATTTATAGAACAAGACATCGATGAAAATTCGAGAAATTTTAAGCGCCATCTAGCAAGTATCATTTCAACTAGAACACAGCAGATAGATAGTGATTTTGAAAGGTCGGTCCTGGGAGATCACAATATCCATTTTAG TCAAGAAGCCTACCAACAGTCCGGAACCCAACATAACCTTATCCACAAAACATTTCGTGATGAAGACATAATGAAACTAGGTGGCGCTAGAGTTGACTTCAATGATGTACACGACATTGATCTTTCGTCGAATGAGATGCAAGATTTTGTTAACGGTCGTCTTTACTCTGCAG ACGGTTTCATCTCGGTGTCCATGTTAAGTGGGAATGACGATTCGACGGCCAGGCAACGCAGAAATGTTGACAGCGAGATGAATGACTATTTCCTAGTAAACGCCACATATACATTAAAA CTTATTAAAAGAATTTCCGTAAACCTGGTTGATGAAGTTGTCAAAgcccaagaaaaacaaaactatcagAGTGCATCTCTTGTCGCTGAGGTCTCTAGAG AAAGTGCCATTCAGGAGCACTTGCAGAAGATGAAGGAGAAGCTTCGTTCTCCTAAAGAAACATTAAAGGAGCTTTTCACATTGAAAGGAGAAAAGTTCACCGATCTGG GAGAAAAAATTCAGCAAGTTCTTGAAATGGAGGGGCAACTTCCTCGTGCAATGACGTCAAAAGAATGGATCAAAATCGTTCGACAAGTTCTACCTCGAAGG GTTCTACAATCTTCCTGCCACAAACAAATGTCTTCCAAGTGTTTAATGTATCTTAAGATGTTGGTCTTGGCTGGCGGCCCATCTTCTGAAAAG GTAATTTTTGACGAGAtggtgaaaacaaaaacagatgagGACAGCTATCGACAAATTGTGACTTTATTGGGATTTATAAAAACACCCTCTGGTAATTTTATTAAGAAGCTCTTGGCACATTACAAAGAAGTGAAGAATAATCAACCAGACTTAGCGCCCCCTCTATTGGAGACTTTAGGAACTGTCGCCTCTAAGTCAGGTGAAACTCATTTGGTGTTAGCTCTCTTAAAGATTCTACGTTCTGAATTAGAGAAATATGGGAAAGGATGTCACATCAATGAAGATTTAGCTACTGTATTTAGATCTTTCGGATATTTAGGTCATCCTTCAATGATAAATGACATCTTATCCTTTACCGAGAAATGTGCTGGACAGCCAATCATTCCTGTTATGACCGCTTATGCCTTACGTCACGTTTTTCATGAAAACCAGGTTCAACAGTGGCTTCTTCACACGTTTAAAAATTCAAAAGATGAAGAAAAGAAGATTATTCTGAGggtatataataaacaaatgaaagctTTACCATTGGCTGATAGCAAAG GTCTGTCATCATTAAAACAGAGTTTTAGCGAATTCGATAGATACTTGGCAGATAATCTAATGGCGTCCAACAGTGTTACAGAATACATCAAAGAAGTATACGACTGGATGAGCCTGAAACAGTCTCCTAAGGCTAGTCAAGTTATCCGTCTTGCTCAAAGGAAGTTCAAATTTCCAAAGAAGAAGGACATTGGAagaagatcaaagagggcatggACATCTAAGAATTGTGAGCGATGGACTCCGGGCAATCGTTATGAGATAATTCAGAACGATTACGAGTTCATGGAGGACTTGATCAGGTACAAAAGAAAAGGGCATTGTCTTGCCTACAAGCAGATAGGACCGAGTAAAGTGAATGGACGATTTTATGCAG CGTTCTTTGGAGGAATGAAAGACGAAGACAAGAATTTACCTGACTACAAAATGTTTGTTAAGCTAGCAGGACAAGGTCGGTTTTTCAGCAAAGAATTCGAAGCAGGATCTTTAATGTTCTCGTTGTACAACGGCAACAGTCATTTCTCTCTCAAG ATCTTGGAATACACCCTGGCAGATATTCTGAGACATGGTTGCCAGGGAAACGACAAATTGTACTCAAATCACTTTCATATTCCTTTGCTCAACTTTTACATTCTGATCGTGAAACTCAGTGTAGGCATTAACCTGGACCCACGACAAGCTATCAACATCAACTGTCAAGACAGTTCTTACGTCATCAAACCTCAAGCCTTTTTGAGGGTAGGAGGGGAAGCAATGGGAAGAATCTTG ACGGTGAAAGCTGGAATTAACATTGGAATGACTCTGAATTATTATCTGAAGTCCAATATTGAGCCTGTGCCGTCTCTGTGTTATGATTTCAAACACGGTTTTGATCCAATGGAAATTGGTGTTGAGGCCTGGTATCAACGATGGGGCTTTCACGGC TTTATACCAAGCTGGGGCTCAGTGCGTGTGTGGCGTCCTCGCACTGTAACTTGGAAAATAGGTAGAGGAGCAGAATACACCTGGCGGACAAAAACATGCATTCTTCCACCTGAAGACGTATCGAAGTACCACTCGAATGAAACTTTGTCAACTGTCACAtaa
- the LOC143251283 gene encoding uncharacterized protein LOC143251283 codes for MIRSDFCGASTSPRDGGADLDLTVDDDLTMETTVVVDCPISQGSRSLPLTATLDDGTVVLHEDPSSRRWVKLLRVSRDCHEQNVPLTRAGDDCLILETNRNIIPGEELFVWCATDKLFELDVPFLSPGQILGQQRYSCVACGAVYPQPNLLKAHIILACRSLFLPLTIDAISERLSDGLVTPGIGRKTSLNCSMLHDTVAIASIQCHKHLPFFTNPRGHCCIYCGKEYSRKYRLKIHVRTHTGHKPLKCKYCLRPFSDSSNLNKHVRLLENTSSPYHCSQCGKILGRRRDLERHLRSRHGLLSESDVLIVTRHSRTRNQ; via the exons ATGATCCGTTCAGACTTCTGTGGGGCTTCCACATCCCCGCGAGATGGCGGCGCTGATTTGGACTTGACTGTCGACGACGACCTAACAATGGAGACAACAGTGGTGGTTGATTGTCCTATATCCCAGGGATCTCGGTCGCTACCGCTCACT GCTACATTAGATGACGGAACGGTGGTGCTTCATGAAGATCCTAGCTCGAGGCGATGGGTAAAACTACTACGAGTGTCACGAGATTGTCACGAACAAAACGTTCCACTGACCAGAGCCGGTGACGATTGTTTGATTTTAGAGACAAACCGGAACATAATACCAGGAGAGGAACTTTTTGTGTGGTGTGCAACAGACAAGTTGTTTGAACTGGATGTCCCATTTCTTTCGCCAGGACAGATACTTG GCCAACAACGCTATTCTTGTGTTGCTTGTGGCGCCGTCTATCCTCAACCAAATCTGTTGAAAGCTCATATTATTCTTGCATGCAGAAGCCTATTTCTACCTCTTACAATAGATGCCATTTCTGAACGATTATCTGATGGATTAGTAACTCCCGGTATTGGTCGTAAAACATCGCTTAATTGTTCCATGTTGCACGACACTGTAGCCATAGCTTCCATTCAGTGTCATAAGCACTTGCCG TTCTTCACAAACCCTCGCGGTCACTGTTGTATTTATTGCGGAAAAGAGTATTCAAGAAAATATCGACTCAAAATTCATGTTCGGACTCACACAGGACATAAACCACTCAAATGTAAGTATTGCCTTCGACCATTTAGTGATTCTAGTAATCTGAATAAGCACGTGCGTTTGCTCGAAAATACTTCTAGTCCATATCACTGCTCTCAATGTGGAAAAATCCTTGGGAGGCGGCGAGATCTGGAACGCCATCTACGCTCAAGACACGGTTTGTTATCTGAAAGTGATGTTCTCATAGTAACAAGACACTCAAGGACAAGAAACCAGTAA